In Zingiber officinale cultivar Zhangliang chromosome 1A, Zo_v1.1, whole genome shotgun sequence, a genomic segment contains:
- the LOC122005720 gene encoding subtilisin-like protease — MEILKASSFLCLIALFHHLLSHPYPTNAASPRSTYIIHVRLPTTVGASFDRQSWYKSFVTAVTSESHLLYSYTNVMSGFAARLTESELALMSLLPGFVGAHWDPKYQLLTTHTPDFLGLNLRNGIWNQSNYGKGIIVGLLDTGIFPDHPSFRDAGMPSPPAKWKGSCDFNVSSCNNKLIGARTFLAGSSSAPPIDEEGHGTHTASTAAGAFVSGAQVLGNALGTAAGIAPMAHIAMYKVCGPEDCSGSDILAAMDAAVSDGVDVLSLSLGGASLPFYADPIAVGAYGAIEKGVFVSCAGGNSGPSPSTLSNEAPWILTVAASTMDRSIRVTVSLGNGKIFDGESLYQPQVYTPTQYPLVYAGALGTTDAAFCGNGSLDGVDVKGKIVLCDRGGGIARIEKGATVQSAGGVGMILANQEPDGYSTLADAHFLPASHVGFVDGDQIKAYINSTANPAAGFSFKGTVVGTSPAPAITSFSSRGPNAASPGILKPDVTGPGVSVLAAWPFAVGPPSSNATEVNFNIISGTSMSTPHLSGIAALIKAAHPDWSPAAIKSAIMTTATVFDRNGSPISNEQHRPADLFALGAGHVDPVRATNPGLVYDLSADDYIGYLCGLGYSSVEVTMIARRPVVCKLVAGIAEKDLNYPSISVVLGGNGTNYVTVQRKVKNVGSAASSYMAMVAAPQGVEVRVTPSVLHFKTVGQEMEFQVEFSNVGGTGNGGYLKWVSSKYVVTSPISVTYHN, encoded by the coding sequence ATGGAGATCCTCAAAGCTTCTTCCTTCCTCTGCCTAATTGCTCTATTCCACCACCTCTTGTCCCATCCATATCCCACGAATGCTGCTTCTCCACGAAGTACCTACATCATTCACGTTCGGCTGCCGACCACCGTCGGCGCCTCCTTCGACCGCCAAAGCTGGTACAAGTCGTTCGTCACTGCAGTCACTTCGGAGTCGCATTTGCTCTACTCTTACACCAACGTCATGAGCGGTTTTGCTGCTCGGCTGACGGAATCCGAGCTGGCCCTCATGTCTCTCCTCCCTGGGTTCGTCGGCGCCCATTGGGACCCCAAATATCAGTTGCTCACCACCCACACCCCTGACTTCCTCGGTTTGAACCTCCGCAATGGCATCTGGAACCAGTCCAACTACGGCAAGGGCATCATCGTCGGCCTTCTAGACACCGGCATCTTCCCCGATCACCCTTCCTTCAGAGACGCCGGTATGCCGTCGCCCCCTGCCAAGTGGAAAGGCAGTTGTGATTTCAATGTGTCGAGTTGCAACAATAAGCTCATCGGCGCGCGAACATTCCTTGCCGGTTCGTCCTCTGCACCCCCGATCGACGAAGAGGGTCATGGCACCCACACTGCCAGCACGGCCGCTGGCGCGTTCGTGTCGGGTGCTCAGGTACTCGGGAACGCTCTCGGAACAGCCGCAGGGATAGCGCCCATGGCTCACATTGCCATGTACAAAGTTTGCGGACCCGAAGACTGCTCAGGCAGCGATATATTGGCCGCAATGGATGCCGCCGTGTCCGACGGAGTCGATGTGCTCTCGCTTTCCCTCGGCGGAGCTTCTCTGCCTTTCTACGCGGACCCAATTGCGGTGGGAGCCTACGGAGCCATCGAGAAAGGAGTGTTTGTGAGCTGCGCTGGAGGCAACTCTGGCCCTTCGCCGAGCACACTATCGAACGAGGCACCCTGGATCCTAACCGTCGCGGCGAGCACCATGGACCGGAGCATAAGAGTCACCGTAAGTCTCGGAAACGGAAAAATCTTCGACGGCGAGTCTCTGTACCAGCCGCAGGTGTACACCCCCACGCAATATCCTCTGGTGTACGCCGGCGCCCTAGGCACGACGGACGCAGCCTTCTGCGGCAACGGCTCATTGGACGGCGTCGACGTGAAGGGAAAAATCGTCCTCTGCGACCGCGGCGGCGGCATTGCGAGGATCGAGAAGGGCGCCACCGTGCAAAGCGCTGGGGGCGTTGGCATGATCCTGGCCAACCAAGAGCCAGACGGTTACAGCACACTCGCCGACGCTCACTTCCTCCCGGCGTCACACGTGGGTTTCGTCGACGGAGACCAGATCAAAGCTTACATCAACTCTACCGCCAATCCCGCCGCCGGTTTCAGCTTCAAGGGCACAGTAGTTGGCACCTCACCGGCGCCTGCTATCACGTCTTTCTCATCGAGAGGTCCCAATGCTGCAAGCCCAGGGATTCTAAAGCCCGACGTCACCGGCCCCGGCGTGAGCGTCTTGGCCGCGTGGCCGTTCGCCGTTGGACCACCGTCGTCAAACGCCACAGAGGTGAACTTCAACATCATTTCGGGGACTTCCATGTCCACCCCTCATCTCAGCGGGATCGCCGCCCTCATCAAGGCTGCTCACCCGGATTGGTCGCCAGCAGCCATCAAGTCGGCCATCATGACGACCGCCACTGTTTTCGACCGGAATGGATCTCCGATATCGAACGAACAGCACCGCCCAGCCGATCTATTCGCGTTGGGAGCCGGCCATGTTGACCCagtgcgagccaccaatcctggCCTTGTCTACGACCTCTCCGCAGATGACTACATCGGCTATCTCTGCGGCTTGGGTTATTCCAGCGTGGAGGTGACGATGATCGCCCGGAGGCCGGTGGTTTGCAAGCTTGTCGCTGGCATTGCCGAAAAGGACTTGAACTATCCTTCGATCTCGGTGGTTCTCGGCGGCAACGGAACTAATTACGTGACGGTGCAGAGGAAGGTGAAGAACGTGGGCTCGGCGGCCTCCAGCTACATGGCCATGGTGGCTGCTCCCCAAGGAGTGGAAGTTCGAGTGACGCCGAGTGTGTTACATTTCAAGACTGTGGGCCAAGAGATGGAGTTCCAAGTGGAGTTCAGCAACGTGGGTGGCACAGGAAATGGAGGCTACCTGAAGTGGGTCTCGAGCAAGTACGTGGTGACCAGTCCCATATCGGTGACA